The following coding sequences lie in one Stenotrophomonas rhizophila genomic window:
- a CDS encoding calcium-binding protein, translated as MRSALLAMTLLCSTAMAAPAPDETATQIMRHAGDHRLVVLGEYHGTAETPLLVADLMERYSRDTAAVRLALELPMSENVALARYLRSDGGTDARETLRTSPFWAVKDDQHDGRRSRDMLALIEAVRVLRVQGRDVGVAGYDTETGASTSSDQRDAAMATHLRQQFNALPADARMLVLTGNVHAMRTRSADAPAEMQQKMMAAHLLDLPLYSVRLEALRGHFWACFQPCRAVPLIERPPHAAKEDTGADRQYDLWIWMPALSVATLTDP; from the coding sequence ATGCGAAGCGCATTACTGGCCATGACACTGCTGTGCAGCACGGCGATGGCCGCGCCCGCACCCGATGAGACGGCCACGCAGATCATGCGGCACGCCGGCGACCACCGCCTGGTCGTGCTCGGCGAGTACCACGGCACCGCCGAAACGCCGCTGCTGGTGGCCGACCTGATGGAGCGCTACAGCCGTGACACGGCCGCCGTGCGGCTGGCACTGGAACTGCCGATGAGCGAGAACGTCGCCCTGGCACGCTACCTGCGCTCGGACGGTGGTACCGACGCGCGCGAGACGCTGCGCACGTCGCCGTTCTGGGCGGTGAAGGACGATCAGCATGACGGCCGGCGCAGCCGCGACATGCTCGCGCTGATCGAGGCCGTCCGTGTGTTGCGGGTCCAGGGCCGCGATGTCGGCGTGGCCGGCTATGACACCGAAACCGGCGCCTCCACCAGCAGTGACCAGCGCGATGCGGCCATGGCCACGCACCTGCGCCAGCAGTTCAACGCGCTGCCCGCCGATGCACGGATGCTGGTGCTGACCGGCAACGTGCATGCCATGCGCACCCGGTCGGCCGATGCGCCCGCAGAGATGCAACAGAAGATGATGGCCGCGCACCTGCTGGACCTGCCGCTGTACAGCGTGCGTCTGGAAGCGCTGCGCGGCCATTTCTGGGCGTGTTTTCAGCCGTGCCGCGCGGTACCGCTGATCGAGCGTCCGCCGCACGCGGCGAAAGAAGATACAGGAGCGGATCGGCAGTACGACCTGTGGATATGGATGCCCGCCTTGAGCGTTGCCACCCTGACCGACCCGTAG
- the cyoE gene encoding heme o synthase, which translates to MASYRQYWDLTKPKVVALIVFTALVGMFLAIPGLPTAQQALDGALGFLGIWLAASAAAAINQLLDARIDAQMARTSWRPLVVGKVKPWQVLVFAGLLIALSMTILVVWVNVITAVLTFASLIGYAVIYTVYLKRATSQNIVIGGLAGATPPMLGWAAITGMQGPWDWAYASLLVLIIFIWTPPHFWALAIFRREDYAKAEIPMLPVTHGVAYTRKSIMVYSIALAVVSILPVVFGMSGMFYLGGAIVLNAVFLWYAWRMLNPPDEIFSMKMFGYSIVYLMALFAFLMVDHWMLPWL; encoded by the coding sequence ATGGCCAGTTATCGTCAGTACTGGGACCTGACCAAGCCCAAGGTCGTCGCCCTCATCGTCTTTACCGCGCTGGTCGGCATGTTCCTGGCCATCCCCGGGCTGCCCACCGCACAGCAGGCGCTGGACGGCGCGCTCGGTTTCCTCGGCATCTGGCTGGCGGCCTCGGCGGCCGCGGCCATCAACCAGTTGCTGGATGCGCGCATTGACGCGCAGATGGCGCGCACCTCGTGGCGCCCGCTGGTGGTGGGCAAGGTCAAGCCGTGGCAGGTACTGGTGTTTGCCGGGCTGCTGATCGCCCTGTCGATGACCATCCTGGTGGTCTGGGTCAACGTGATCACCGCCGTGCTGACCTTCGCCTCGCTGATTGGTTACGCGGTGATCTACACCGTGTACCTCAAGCGCGCGACCTCGCAGAACATCGTCATCGGCGGCCTGGCCGGCGCCACCCCGCCGATGCTCGGCTGGGCGGCGATCACCGGCATGCAGGGCCCATGGGACTGGGCCTACGCATCGCTGCTGGTGCTGATCATCTTCATCTGGACCCCGCCGCATTTCTGGGCACTGGCGATCTTCCGCCGCGAGGATTACGCCAAGGCCGAGATCCCGATGCTGCCGGTGACCCACGGCGTGGCGTATACCCGCAAGTCGATCATGGTGTACTCGATCGCACTGGCCGTGGTCAGCATCCTGCCGGTGGTGTTCGGCATGAGCGGCATGTTCTACCTCGGCGGTGCGATCGTGCTCAACGCGGTCTTCCTCTGGTATGCGTGGCGCATGCTGAACCCGCCGGATGAAATCTTCTCGATGAAGATGTTCGGCTATTCCATCGTCTACCTGATGGCGCTGTTCGCCTTCCTGATGGTGGACCACTGGATGCTGCCCTGGTTGTAG
- a CDS encoding COX15/CtaA family protein, translating into MSLSARPVLHRNFHRLAWFALIMTASTIMFGSFVRLSDAGLSCPDWPTCYGRVTWPQHAADVVGHEAAKIRPLETHKAWREQVHRFLAGALGIEILTLALLATRRRRWGSTAVVTACVLVATGIPLYMMGMHVPASILAIIGEAILLVAALRWNNIDLARAALLTLAVVIFQALLGMWTVTWLLKPIVVMGHLLGGMLMFGLLVWMAWRATHMPITLVEAPKLKWLIRAGVAVLVLQIALGGWVSANYAALACGGGSASLDNFPRCVSQWWPQHDFKEGFTLWRGIGVDYEGGVLDGASRIAIQMAHRMMAIVVAVYLLWLSVRLFKLPSMRGWASALGLLVVAQITLGILNVKLAVPLEVAVAHSGGAVALLFVLVTLLARLRAPDADGKAGSAASAVQAG; encoded by the coding sequence ATGAGCCTCTCCGCACGCCCGGTGCTGCACCGCAATTTCCACCGTCTGGCGTGGTTTGCGCTGATCATGACCGCCAGCACGATCATGTTCGGTTCGTTCGTGCGCCTGTCAGATGCCGGCCTGAGCTGCCCGGACTGGCCCACCTGCTATGGCCGCGTCACCTGGCCGCAGCACGCCGCCGACGTGGTCGGGCACGAAGCGGCCAAGATCCGCCCGCTGGAAACCCACAAGGCGTGGCGCGAGCAGGTGCACCGCTTCCTGGCCGGCGCGCTCGGCATCGAGATCCTCACCCTGGCGCTGCTGGCCACGCGCCGCCGTCGCTGGGGCAGCACTGCCGTGGTCACTGCCTGCGTGCTGGTGGCCACCGGCATACCGCTCTACATGATGGGCATGCACGTGCCGGCCAGCATCCTGGCGATCATCGGCGAGGCCATCCTGCTGGTGGCCGCGCTGCGCTGGAACAACATCGACCTGGCCCGCGCCGCGTTGCTGACCCTGGCGGTGGTGATCTTCCAGGCGTTGCTGGGCATGTGGACGGTGACCTGGCTGCTCAAGCCGATCGTGGTGATGGGCCATCTGCTGGGGGGCATGCTGATGTTCGGCCTGCTGGTGTGGATGGCATGGCGTGCCACGCACATGCCGATCACGCTGGTGGAAGCGCCGAAACTGAAGTGGCTGATCCGCGCCGGCGTGGCCGTGCTGGTGCTGCAGATCGCGCTGGGCGGCTGGGTCAGCGCCAACTACGCCGCGCTCGCCTGCGGCGGCGGCAGTGCATCGCTGGACAACTTCCCGCGCTGCGTCAGCCAGTGGTGGCCGCAGCACGATTTCAAGGAAGGCTTCACCCTGTGGCGCGGCATCGGCGTGGACTACGAAGGCGGCGTGCTCGATGGGGCCTCGCGGATTGCCATCCAGATGGCGCACCGCATGATGGCGATCGTGGTGGCCGTGTACCTGCTGTGGCTGTCGGTGCGCCTGTTCAAGCTGCCGAGCATGCGCGGCTGGGCGAGCGCGCTGGGCCTGCTGGTGGTGGCGCAGATCACCCTGGGCATTCTCAACGTGAAGCTGGCGGTGCCGCTGGAAGTGGCCGTGGCCCACAGTGGCGGCGCGGTGGCGTTGTTGTTCGTGCTGGTCACGCTGCTGGCGCGCCTGCGCGCGCCGGACGCGGACGGCAAGGCCGGTAGTGCCGCTTCTGCCGTGCAGGCAGGCTGA
- a CDS encoding SCO family protein, whose amino-acid sequence MNATSPERLSPRSRGRWTLIALFGLFFGAMALAGVLRFSGWQPTAHRNSGQLLQPPADLRALPPTLANGQPYAWNPEARTWRILVAPSAGCTSACVTLSQGLGKVWQLFGHNADNVEILWLGTPPAEVQGVPALRVLRDQPDLRAALPAVDDPAGTPVYVIDPNGFVIMRYAPGFDMAGLRKDLATLLKLK is encoded by the coding sequence ATGAATGCCACTTCCCCGGAACGGCTGTCCCCGCGCTCACGCGGCCGCTGGACGCTGATCGCCCTGTTCGGCCTGTTCTTCGGTGCGATGGCGCTGGCCGGTGTGCTGCGCTTCTCGGGGTGGCAGCCCACCGCACACCGCAACAGCGGCCAGTTGCTGCAGCCCCCCGCCGATCTGCGCGCGCTGCCGCCCACGCTGGCCAATGGCCAGCCGTATGCATGGAATCCGGAAGCGCGCACCTGGCGCATCCTGGTGGCCCCGTCTGCCGGCTGTACAAGCGCGTGCGTCACTTTGTCGCAGGGATTGGGCAAGGTGTGGCAGCTGTTCGGGCATAACGCCGATAATGTCGAGATCCTGTGGCTGGGCACGCCGCCGGCCGAGGTCCAGGGCGTGCCCGCATTGCGCGTGCTGCGCGACCAGCCCGACCTGCGTGCCGCATTGCCCGCCGTGGATGACCCTGCCGGCACGCCGGTGTATGTGATCGATCCCAACGGTTTCGTGATCATGCGCTATGCGCCGGGATTCGATATGGCCGGTCTGCGCAAAGACCTGGCCACGCTGCTGAAACTGAAGTGA
- a CDS encoding SURF1 family protein → MMRKHTRLIGWVAAVLVITGFCLLGHWQLQRMHEKQALLDQQVPAHAQALSLAAALSAPPTLRWVEDRGQYLPGTVLLDNQTREGRAGFKLYQPFLSDGGARVLVDLGWQPMPPDRVLPPLQPPHGHARIAGLLAPPPASGIALGPALATTVQPGIWLANRMPPDEVARALGLPAGSLPTRVLRLDPSLPGGYARDLDLLPNTLPPSRHLGYAVQWFGLALTVLVVALVLELRSRRRVSPDSRR, encoded by the coding sequence ATGATGCGAAAGCACACACGCCTGATCGGTTGGGTGGCCGCGGTACTGGTGATCACCGGTTTCTGCCTGCTGGGCCACTGGCAGCTGCAGCGCATGCATGAAAAGCAGGCGCTGCTCGACCAGCAGGTGCCGGCGCATGCGCAGGCGCTGAGCCTGGCCGCCGCGCTGTCGGCGCCGCCAACGTTGCGCTGGGTGGAAGACCGCGGGCAATACCTGCCTGGCACCGTGCTGCTGGACAACCAGACCCGCGAGGGCCGCGCCGGTTTCAAGCTGTACCAGCCTTTCCTGAGCGATGGTGGCGCGCGCGTGCTGGTCGACCTGGGCTGGCAGCCGATGCCGCCCGACCGCGTGCTGCCGCCCCTGCAGCCGCCACACGGCCACGCCCGCATCGCCGGGCTGCTGGCGCCGCCACCGGCCAGCGGCATCGCCCTGGGCCCGGCCTTGGCCACCACCGTGCAGCCCGGGATCTGGCTGGCCAACCGCATGCCCCCGGACGAGGTGGCGCGCGCGCTGGGGCTGCCCGCCGGCAGCCTGCCCACCCGCGTGCTGCGGCTGGACCCTTCGCTGCCCGGCGGCTATGCCCGCGACCTGGACCTGTTGCCCAACACGCTGCCGCCCAGCCGTCACCTGGGCTATGCGGTGCAGTGGTTCGGGCTGGCGTTGACCGTGCTGGTGGTCGCGCTGGTACTGGAGCTGCGTTCACGCCGCCGCGTTTCCCCCGACTCCCGGCGCTGA
- a CDS encoding twin transmembrane helix small protein yields the protein MNDSLKTLLVIAFLIVIVWNLGAGLYYLLVDRGQTKRTVNALTRRIAVSVALIALVAIGIYSGWIKPHGIGG from the coding sequence ATGAATGATTCGTTGAAGACCCTGCTGGTAATCGCGTTTCTGATCGTCATCGTCTGGAATCTGGGCGCCGGGCTGTATTACCTGCTGGTCGATCGCGGCCAGACCAAGCGCACCGTCAATGCGCTCACCCGCCGCATCGCGGTGTCGGTGGCGCTGATCGCGCTGGTGGCCATCGGCATCTACAGCGGCTGGATCAAACCCCACGGCATCGGCGGTTGA
- a CDS encoding cytochrome c oxidase subunit 3 translates to MAQQSPDANVYFVPTHSKWPFIGSIAMMVTMVGVASWLNDSGWGKWTFYAGIAMLVLTLFWWFSDVVRESQAGNYNRQVDGSFRMGMVWFIFSEVMFFGAFFGALFYTRNLGLPWLGGEGDGVMTNELLWDGYSAAWPTNGPGSIGGHFQTIPAWGLPLINTLILLTSGVTLTIAHHALKAGNRRQLLVWLGLTVVLGVFFLTLQAEEYIHAYKELNLTLGSGIYGSTFFMLTGFHGAHVLLGTIMLGVMWLRSAKGHFTRDNHFGFEAAAWYWHFVDVVWLMLFLFVYVL, encoded by the coding sequence ATGGCCCAGCAAAGCCCCGATGCCAACGTGTACTTCGTGCCCACGCACAGCAAATGGCCGTTCATCGGTTCCATCGCGATGATGGTGACCATGGTGGGCGTGGCCAGCTGGCTCAATGATTCCGGCTGGGGCAAGTGGACCTTCTACGCCGGCATCGCGATGCTGGTGCTCACCCTGTTCTGGTGGTTCAGCGACGTGGTGCGCGAATCGCAGGCCGGCAACTACAACCGCCAGGTGGACGGTTCGTTCCGGATGGGCATGGTGTGGTTCATCTTCTCCGAAGTGATGTTCTTCGGTGCGTTCTTCGGCGCGCTGTTCTACACCCGCAACCTGGGCCTGCCGTGGCTGGGCGGCGAGGGCGACGGGGTGATGACCAACGAACTGCTGTGGGATGGTTATTCCGCCGCGTGGCCCACCAATGGCCCGGGCAGCATCGGCGGCCACTTCCAGACCATTCCGGCCTGGGGCCTGCCGCTGATCAACACGCTGATCCTGCTCACCTCCGGCGTCACCCTCACCATCGCCCACCACGCGCTCAAGGCCGGCAACCGCCGCCAGCTGCTGGTCTGGCTGGGCCTGACCGTGGTGCTGGGCGTGTTCTTCCTGACCCTGCAGGCCGAGGAATACATCCACGCCTACAAGGAACTCAACCTCACCCTGGGCTCGGGCATCTACGGCTCCACGTTCTTCATGCTCACCGGCTTCCACGGTGCGCACGTGCTGCTGGGCACCATCATGCTGGGCGTGATGTGGCTGCGCTCGGCCAAGGGGCACTTCACCCGCGACAACCACTTCGGCTTCGAAGCGGCGGCCTGGTACTGGCACTTCGTCGACGTGGTGTGGCTGATGCTGTTCCTGTTCGTCTACGTGCTGTAG
- a CDS encoding cytochrome c oxidase assembly protein: MSDTGPAVPARTAGLPRLIGVALAVFVLTFSLVPLYRIACEKVFGVRLERGPGAAAAGVSAPGKRTVRVEFDGGVNSKLPWAFHPEQLTMDVVPGELNEALYYARNDSDRALVGSAVPSVAPAKASGYFSKTECFCFTAQTLQAGEKRDMPVRFIVDPDLPANIKTITLSYTFYKNDALSAQLPAAVAATANAHAAP; encoded by the coding sequence ATGAGCGACACCGGCCCGGCCGTTCCCGCACGCACAGCGGGCCTGCCCCGCCTGATCGGGGTGGCGCTGGCCGTGTTCGTGCTGACCTTCTCGCTGGTGCCGCTGTACCGCATCGCCTGCGAAAAGGTATTCGGCGTGCGCCTGGAGCGTGGTCCCGGCGCCGCGGCGGCGGGCGTCAGCGCGCCGGGCAAGCGCACCGTGCGGGTGGAGTTCGACGGCGGGGTCAATTCCAAGCTGCCGTGGGCGTTCCATCCCGAACAGCTGACCATGGACGTAGTGCCGGGCGAGCTCAACGAGGCGCTGTACTACGCCCGCAACGACAGCGACCGCGCGCTGGTGGGCAGCGCGGTGCCGTCGGTGGCACCGGCCAAGGCGTCGGGCTACTTCAGCAAGACCGAATGCTTCTGCTTCACCGCGCAGACCCTGCAGGCCGGCGAAAAGCGCGACATGCCGGTGCGCTTCATCGTCGACCCGGACCTGCCGGCCAACATCAAGACCATCACCCTGTCCTACACCTTCTACAAGAACGACGCGTTGTCGGCGCAGTTGCCTGCCGCCGTGGCGGCAACAGCCAACGCACACGCTGCTCCCTAG
- the ctaD gene encoding cytochrome c oxidase subunit I → MAHSAVDHDGHHGHQQSFVERWLFSTNHKDIGTLYLLFSFIMFIIGAAMSVVIRAELMQPGLQFVKPEFFNQMTTVHALVMIFGGVMPAFVGLANWMIPLQIGAPDMALPRMNNWSFWLLPVAFSLLLVTLFLPGGAPAGGWTLYPPLSLQGGYNVAFSVFAIHVAGISSIMGAINIIATVLNMRAPGIDLLKMPIFCWAWLITAFLLIAVMPVLAGAVTMLLTDKFFGTSFFNAAGGGDPVMFQHIFWFFGHPEVYIMILPAFGVVSEIIPTFSRKPLFGYQAMVYAVAAIAFLSFIVWAHHMFTVGMPLGGEIYFMFATMLISIPTGVKVFNWVSTMWRGSLTFEAPMLWAVAFVILFTIGGFSGLMLAIVVADFQYHDTYFVVAHFHYVLVTGAVFALIAAVYYWWPKWTGRMYSEKWAKFHFWWSIVFVNLLFFPQHFLGLAGMPRRIPDYSVAFADWNLISSIGAFGMFATPFMMAAILLHSLRHGEKATDRVWEGARGLEWTLPSPAPAHTFTTPPVIRPGDLAHDDITH, encoded by the coding sequence ATGGCGCATTCCGCAGTTGACCACGATGGGCACCACGGGCATCAGCAGAGCTTCGTGGAGCGTTGGTTGTTCTCGACCAACCACAAGGACATCGGCACGCTCTACCTGCTTTTCAGCTTCATCATGTTCATCATCGGCGCGGCCATGAGCGTGGTCATCCGCGCCGAGCTGATGCAACCGGGCCTGCAGTTCGTCAAGCCCGAGTTCTTCAACCAGATGACCACCGTGCACGCCTTGGTGATGATCTTCGGCGGCGTGATGCCGGCCTTCGTCGGCCTGGCCAACTGGATGATCCCGCTGCAGATCGGCGCGCCGGACATGGCGCTGCCGCGCATGAACAACTGGTCGTTCTGGCTGCTGCCGGTGGCCTTCAGCCTGCTGCTGGTCACCCTGTTCCTGCCCGGTGGCGCGCCTGCCGGTGGCTGGACGCTGTACCCGCCGCTGTCGCTGCAGGGCGGCTACAACGTGGCCTTCAGCGTGTTCGCCATCCACGTGGCCGGCATCAGTTCGATCATGGGCGCGATCAACATCATCGCCACCGTGCTCAACATGCGCGCGCCCGGCATCGACCTGCTGAAAATGCCGATCTTCTGCTGGGCCTGGCTGATCACCGCCTTCCTGCTGATCGCGGTGATGCCGGTGCTGGCCGGTGCGGTGACCATGCTGCTCACCGACAAGTTCTTCGGCACCAGCTTCTTCAACGCGGCCGGCGGCGGCGACCCGGTGATGTTCCAGCACATCTTCTGGTTCTTCGGGCACCCGGAGGTGTACATCATGATCCTGCCGGCGTTCGGCGTGGTCAGCGAGATCATCCCCACCTTCAGCCGCAAACCGCTGTTCGGCTACCAGGCCATGGTCTACGCGGTGGCGGCGATTGCCTTCCTGTCGTTCATCGTCTGGGCCCACCACATGTTCACCGTGGGCATGCCGCTGGGCGGCGAAATCTACTTCATGTTCGCCACCATGCTGATCTCCATCCCGACCGGGGTGAAGGTATTCAACTGGGTGAGCACCATGTGGCGCGGTTCGCTCACCTTCGAAGCCCCGATGCTGTGGGCGGTGGCCTTCGTGATCCTGTTCACCATCGGCGGCTTCTCCGGGCTGATGCTGGCGATTGTGGTGGCCGACTTCCAGTATCACGACACCTACTTCGTGGTGGCGCACTTCCACTACGTGCTGGTCACCGGCGCGGTGTTCGCGCTGATCGCCGCGGTGTACTACTGGTGGCCGAAGTGGACCGGGCGGATGTACAGCGAGAAGTGGGCCAAGTTCCACTTCTGGTGGTCAATCGTATTCGTGAACCTGCTGTTCTTCCCGCAGCACTTCCTGGGCCTGGCCGGCATGCCGCGCCGTATCCCCGATTACAGCGTGGCGTTCGCCGACTGGAACCTGATCAGCTCGATCGGTGCGTTCGGCATGTTCGCCACGCCCTTCATGATGGCCGCGATCCTGCTGCACTCGCTGCGCCACGGCGAAAAGGCCACGGACCGGGTCTGGGAAGGCGCGCGCGGGCTGGAGTGGACGCTGCCGTCGCCGGCACCGGCGCACACCTTCACCACGCCGCCGGTGATCCGCCCGGGCGACCTGGCCCATGACGACATCACCCACTGA
- the coxB gene encoding cytochrome c oxidase subunit II: protein MKQRRKWGRTFATATMSGAALLAPALAWAQAADPKPWQLNMGKGVTQSARLAWESNLFSLWVCTVIGVIVFGAMFYAMFKFRKSKGAVAATFSHNTKAEVIWTVIPVIILVVMAWPATANLIKFYDTRDSEMTVKVTGYQWMWKYEYLGEDVTFTSRLDRESDRVRQSGTVPTLASHPHYLLEVDNRLVLPVDTKVRFVITSDDVIHAWWVPALGWKQDAIPGFINEAWTNIETPGVYRGQCAELCGKDHGFMPIVVEAVSKEDFQKWLASRKPAPAPAPAPAATPAAPAPADAAPAATPEATPPPAPAPAAAGSNA from the coding sequence ATGAAGCAACGCAGAAAGTGGGGCAGGACGTTCGCAACAGCAACAATGAGCGGGGCAGCACTGCTGGCGCCCGCATTGGCGTGGGCCCAGGCGGCCGACCCCAAACCGTGGCAGTTGAACATGGGCAAGGGGGTGACCCAGAGCGCGCGGTTGGCGTGGGAATCCAACCTGTTCTCGCTGTGGGTGTGCACCGTGATCGGCGTGATCGTGTTCGGCGCGATGTTCTACGCCATGTTCAAGTTCCGCAAATCCAAGGGCGCGGTCGCGGCCACCTTCAGCCACAACACCAAGGCCGAGGTCATCTGGACGGTGATCCCGGTGATCATCCTGGTGGTGATGGCCTGGCCGGCCACGGCCAACCTGATCAAGTTCTACGACACCCGCGATTCGGAAATGACCGTGAAGGTCACCGGCTACCAGTGGATGTGGAAGTACGAATACCTCGGTGAGGACGTCACCTTCACCAGCCGCCTGGACCGCGAGTCCGACCGCGTGCGGCAGAGCGGCACGGTGCCCACGCTGGCATCGCACCCGCACTACCTGCTGGAAGTGGACAACCGGCTGGTGCTGCCGGTGGATACCAAGGTGCGCTTCGTGATCACCTCCGACGACGTCATCCACGCCTGGTGGGTGCCGGCGCTGGGCTGGAAGCAGGATGCCATTCCCGGCTTCATCAACGAGGCCTGGACCAACATCGAGACGCCCGGCGTCTACCGCGGCCAGTGCGCCGAGCTGTGCGGCAAGGACCATGGCTTCATGCCCATCGTGGTGGAAGCGGTGTCCAAGGAGGACTTCCAGAAATGGCTGGCCTCACGCAAGCCCGCACCGGCACCGGCACCTGCGCCGGCAGCGACGCCTGCAGCACCGGCACCCGCCGATGCCGCGCCTGCCGCCACGCCGGAGGCAACGCCGCCACCGGCACCGGCACCGGCAGCAGCGGGCAGCAACGCCTGA